Within the Kluyveromyces lactis strain NRRL Y-1140 chromosome A complete sequence genome, the region CTAAGCCAAAACGTACAAGGCAATGATCACGGCAGCGGAGTTAGCGATCAAGGGTAGGTGGCCCAGTTGGAATTTCCAACAGAACAAACCCACGTTATAACCATGGGATAACAATTGGCAAATGGAATAATCCGAGGATAACAGCAATTCgatctctttcttgacGCTAGGGGAGTTGTACAAAAATTGTAAAGAGATCAACACTTTTGTCAAATGGTAAACCAATGGATCAAATTCTATAGCGAACAACTCATGACGgacaaaattgaaatagtATGAGACGATGGATGGAATCATACGGGAGAAAATGAACCAGAAAGAGACGGAAAGAATGAAATCCCTTTGACTTGGATAGAAAGTGACGAAATCTGGAGATGGGAAACGGTACCAGTTGAATTGGATCAAAGATTTAACGAAAACGAACAATTCCACAGCCAATACCAACTGTTTCACAGTGTGCAAAGTAGACAAATAATCCTGTACGGTTTCGTTCCATTCCTGAGTGGTCCATTGGACGTCATCGACAAATTCATGGAATCTGAAGTAGTAAGGACTGTTTGTGACCTTGTTGACGAAtctcaaatttgaaaaccACAGACAAGCTGGGGATTTCGTTGGCAAATCAGAACGATCAAACATTTCCTTAATATCTTGTTCATCCtcctcttcctcatcatctaGAGACGATTCCTCCTCCTCActatcttcttcatcattatcttctGCTAGCGCTTCGTAGTATAGCTGTAACTCTGGATATTCGTTCAAATCGACAGGTTCATCCAGGGATTCCAAATGATCCAAGATCTTTAGAACCAATGTTGGTTTCGTATTGCTTGTACTAACGGACAAACCAAGTTTATCAGCCAAATCGATCAATTCGACcttcttgaatttttccaaaacgGTGGACATATTGAGCCTTGGGGGGGGATGAGGTGAGTTGGCTATTACCAATATTCAGATAGATAGTTTGTGTATTCACATATACATACAAGTGGTGCAAGAATATAACATTTGATCCAACGTCtacacaaaaaaaaaaaaaatactaataataataaaaacaacaacaacaacaacaacaacaacgaCCTGAAAAAGGACAAAACGACAATATAGTTAAAGGCTATCTATCCTGAGCAGCGGATCCttcatatcatcaaatgTGACAGAACCAACACATATACTTTTTGTATATACAGAGACTGTGTATTTTATAGATGTATATGTagacgaagaaaaaaaaggtaaaTATTGGAATTCGGGGTAGACAATGCGCAGAAAAGGGAGCCACCGAGGGATACCGAATGGGGAAATATGTAAACACACGGTGCATGGAAGTGCACTTTGTGGATACAAACGTGATTACCCGGAGAGACCCGAGGTCTCTCCGGGTAATCACTTATTCCAAAAACACAGAGGGTAATGCCCGAAGGGCGTTACCCTCTGTTGTGGATACGTGCGTGGATTTAGTGTGCTGCCCACACACTAAACCCATGTGTCTCCGCTCTACTGAGCCGAGACACatcgaaaaggaaaaaccTCCCACTGATTGTTCCCATACGTTACCCAGGGTAACGCATGGGATAAATACCGCACGCACCGCACGACAGTGGCCAGTACAAACGTCATATCTGTTTCCCACACCACGAGAAATCTCGTTGAGGCATTTTTTTCGTTCAAACTTCCTACCGTTTCCCAGTTCCAAAGGGGAAAAGGGAATGGACTGGAAATAGGAAATGGGATTTAAGCTATGATAGCGTTACCCTGACCTTTTAAATGGCTCCTGAGGGAAATttaaaaaatttgaaaactgATTACGGCCAACTATATAAGGGACAGGAAGTTTTCATTGGATTTTCCCTCTCGAAGAAATTGTACACTGATATGATAATTTATATTGGATATATAggtttttcttgttttatAAAGTTTCCTTTCACCACGCACTCACGCACTCGCGCACTAACACAACTCTTTTTTTAAGAACACACACACAAATGTTGCCAGCTGGTGTTATTTTGGTCTTCGTCTTGGTTGGTTTGGCCGCTGTTGCCGTTATCGGTACTATTACTTACAAGCATGTGCAAGCCAAGAAGAGAGGTTTGCAAAAGTTCTAAGCAGAGAAAGTCGTTTTTATAGTAAAACGTTATTCTTCtcttatttctttcaaaccaTCCTTTTCTCCCACTCttaaatttttctttgaaactCTTCTGAACAGTTGAAATTGTTAATTGGGCtgttctgttttttttttgtttcaatcCTGAAGACTTTTATTATCAACCGTGTGTTTTTATATTGAGTTATGATTTAGTGTGAAGTGTCGTGTCGTGTCGTCGTGTAACTCGTGCTGTGTGTCGTCTCTACCCTctctgttttcttttgaggGAGAGATTctaccaaaaaaaaataaagttttttttttgttatgAGACTTGGGTCTGGTTTAGCAACCTGGGGTTATCTGTTAGTTGCATTGGAGGTCTCTCTTAATAAAAGTGTGGTTTAATTCGTGGTTTTTCCATGAATTATTCTTATTTTGTGTGTGTTTCTTTTGGAGAGGTCTACTATGTTTCTTAATATCCTATTGTTTTGCTGTACTTTGATGTTCCCATTTCTCAATCCTCTTTCTATGCGATTTTTACATGTGTCGATATGTATAAATATGTATATACTTGTATCTGACTTATTATATGTATCATGTTTAATCGAAAGAAAACCCTTTTCTGTGTGTGTCATCAGATTATTGTACTAAAACtattttatctttaattAATTGTCCATGGCATTTCTGACAAAATTGATTGTCATGTCTAATTCATCTTG harbors:
- the GTT3 gene encoding Gtt3p (weakly similar to uniprot|P39996 Saccharomyces cerevisiae YEL017W GTT3 Protein of unknown function with a possible role in glutathione metabolism as suggested by computational analysis of large-scale protein-protein interaction data GFP-fusion protein localizes to the nuclear periphery), whose product is MSTVLEKFKKVELIDLADKLGLSVSTSNTKPTLVLKILDHLESLDEPVDLNEYPELQLYYEALAEDNDEEDSEEEESSLDDEEEEDEQDIKEMFDRSDLPTKSPACLWFSNLRFVNKVTNSPYYFRFHEFVDDVQWTTQEWNETVQDYLSTLHTVKQLVLAVELFVFVKSLIQFNWYRFPSPDFVTFYPSQRDFILSVSFWFIFSRMIPSIVSYYFNFVRHELFAIEFDPLVYHLTKVLISLQFLYNSPSVKKEIELLLSSDYSICQLLSHGYNVGLFCWKFQLGHLPLIANSAAVIIALYVLA